In Megalopta genalis isolate 19385.01 chromosome 7, iyMegGena1_principal, whole genome shotgun sequence, a single window of DNA contains:
- the Ndae1 gene encoding na[+]-driven anion exchanger 1 isoform X4, which yields MSRENFESGDDDASPWMQPGIGGGGGAAHAGGTGDDEAPKDPGVRITHQSYTEKDYEGHRAHTVYVGVHVPGERRHRRHHKHHHSQRQSYNADKENVDERPRQLLMTRRSRLSSFCDPDGEMIFTPPAQRVQFILGEEVGDDAHESHPLFSEMEELVRDGDEMEWKETARWIKFEEDVEEGGNRWSKPHVATLSLHALFELRSLLLNGTVMLDMEAVSLEQIADLVLDNMINKGSLPIETREKVREALLVRHRHQHERRKDNNMSRLPIIRSLAEIGRNHSSSKNDNCTCGMLALLTSDLQERRDAGDAYAPSVARSSSCPNSNTALLSKEAKDLKGPYLLVPVEESNSAPAIAGATSHGSGATLNPGSRFLAIPGNPGQEPTTTNGMDRSPSSVSISRNHSSSALENGDGNHRGNTHFMRKIPAGAEASNILVGEVDFLDKTLSAFIRLSQAGIMGDLTEVPVPTRFIFVLLGPTGGISGFHEIGRAMATLMSDEVFHDVAYKAKNRNHLLAGIDEFLDAVTVLPPGEWDPAIRIEPPAAIPSQEVRKRPKEEKPKEDMDEEGDEQKLREESGLSRSGRLFGGLVNDIKRKAPFYLSDFKDALAIQCVASFIFLYFACLSPIITFGGLLGEATGKNMAAMESLVSGFVCGIGYGLFSGQPLTILGSTGPVLVFETIVFDFCKINDWNYMSFRFWIGSWITLILVILVAIDASALVCYITRFTEENFATLIAFIFIYKAIENVSSIGKKYPINTYANDQFDFECWCKPPNGTLPSSYENVNWTALDQKACQSYNGTLMGCNLPHYIPDVFLMSIILFMGTFLLSVALKDFKNALFFPSKVRQVVSDFAVIIAIFSMSTLDHVVNIPTPKLEVPAEFKPTLHNRGWVIWPFQHNPWWSAIVACLPALLGTILIFMDQQITAVIVNRKENKLKARCGYHLDLFILAILIEICSVMGLPWFVAATVLSINHVNSLKLESECAAPGEKPHFLGVREQRATHILIFLMIGCSVLLTPMLSHIPMPVLFGVFLYMGVASLKGLQFFDRILIMLMPVKYQPDYMFLRQVPLKRVHLFTVIQLTCLACLWIIKSFSSTSILFPLMLVVMIGIRKSLDLLFTQRELKILDDVMPEPHRKHADDLRQLESGEEQNESTGYGTTPSNIQISLANGNVMKIPMTSINISEEVNRTGIWQQVNEGNEKPKQNKLINAGKQKKHSKKDSSLMADETTRLTTMTEEDEDDSGISIKILYDRRRASVR from the exons ATGAGCCGCGAGAACTTCGAGTCGGGCGACGACGACGCGTC accgtggATGCAGCCGGGTATTGGAGGCGGAGGTGGCGCGGCCCACGCAGGTGGGACAGGTGACGACGAGGCTCCGAAAGATCCCGGTGTTCGGATCACCCATCAGTCTTACACCGAGAAAGATTACGAAG GTCACAGGGCACACACCGTCTACGTGGGCGTCCATGTGCCCGGAGAGAGGAGACACCGTCGTCACCACAAGCATCATCATTCCCAGCGACAGTCGTACAACGCCGATAAGGAGAATGTCGACGAGAGGCCCA GACAATTGCTGATGACTCGAAGGAGTCGACTATCTAGCTTCTGCGATCCCGACGGCGAGATGATAT TCACACCGCCGGCCCAGAGGGTGCAGTTCATCTTGGGCGAAGAGGTCGGGGACGATGCGCACGAGTCCCACCCGCTTTTCTCCGAGATGGAGGAGCTCGTCAGGGACGGCGACGAGATGGAGTGGAAGGAAACGGCAAG ATGGATCAAGTTCGAGGAGGACGTGGAGGAGGGCGGAAATAGATGGAGCAAACCTCACGTAGCCACCCTCTCCTTGCACGCCCTGTTCGAGCTGAGGAGCCTTCTGCTGAACGGCACCGTGATGCTGGACATGGAGGCCGTCAGCCTCGAGCAAATTGCCGACCTGGTCCTcgacaacatgatcaacaagggATCGCTGCCGATCGAGACGCGAGAGAAG GTGAGAGAAGCTCTGCTAGTGAGACACCGGCATCAGCACGAGAGACGTAAAGACAACAACATGTCCAGACTGCCAATCATCAGATCGTTGGCCGAGATCGGACGCAACCACTCCTCGTCGAAGA ATGACAACTGTACATGTGGTATGCTTGCGTTGTTGACATCAGATTTACAGGAGCGTCGTGACGCTGGGGACGCGTACGCGCCCTCGGTAGCTCGCAGCAGCAGTTGCCCTAATTCGAACACAGCTCTGCTGTCGAAAGAGGCGAAAGATCTGAAAGGACCGTACCTGCTGGTTCCAG TGGAGGAATCGAATTCCGCACCGGCGATCGCCGGCGCAACAAGTCACGGCAGTGGGGCAACGCTGAATCCCGGTAGCCGCTTCCTTGCAATACCCGGTAATCCCG GCCAAGAACCGACGACCACCAACGGGATGGACCGGAGTCCCAGCAGCGTGTCCATCAGCAGGAATCATAGTTCGTCCGCTTTGGAGAACGGCGATGGAAACCACAGG GGGAACACGCACTTCATGCGGAAGATACCGGCGGGGGCGGAGGCCAGCAACATCCTCGTCGGCGAGGTCGATTTTTTAGACAAAACCTTGTCAGCGTTCATCCGGCTGAGCCAGGCCGGGATAATGGGCGATTTGACGGAGGTTCCGGTGCCGACCCGGTTCATATTCGTTCTGCTGGGGCCAACG GGAGGAATCTCCGGTTTCCACGAGATCGGCCGTGCAATGGCCACGCTGATGTCGGACGAGGTGTTCCACGACGTGGCGTACAAGGCGAAGAACAGGAACCATCTTCTGGCTGGTATCGATGAGTTCCTGGACGCTGTCACGGTCCTCCCGCCCGGCGAGTGGGATCCCGCCATCAGGATAGAACCTCCTGCTGCCATTCCTTCGCAG GAGGTGAGAAAGCGACCGAAAGAGGAGAAGCCGAAGGAGGACATGGACGAGGAGGGGGACGAGCAGAAGCTGAGGGAGGAGTCAGGCCTATCGAGGAGCGGAAGACTGTTTGGCGGTCTGGTGAACGATATCAAGAGGAAAGCGCCGTTCTACCTGTCCGATTTCAAGGACGCCCTAGCCATCCAATGCGTAGCGTCCTTCATTTTTCTATACTTCGCCTGTCTTTCCCCCATAATCACGTTCGGAGGGTTGCTGGGAGAAGCAACTGGGAAGAACATGGCCGCCATGGAGTCGCTGGTGTCCGGTTTCGTTTGCGGCATCGGGTACGGCCTGTTCTCCGGACAGCCGTTGACTATTCTAGGCTCCACCGGGCCGGTTCTGGTCTTCGAGACCATCGTCTTCGACTTCTGCAA GATAAACGACTGGAACTACATGTCCTTCCGCTTCTGGATCGGCTCGTGGATCACGCTGATCCTGGTGATTCTGGTCGCGATCGACGCCAGCGCCCTGGTCTGCTACATCACGCGGTTCACCGAGGAGAACTTCGCCACCCTGATCGCCTTCATCTTCATCTACAAG GCGATCGAGAACGTGTCGTCGATCGGTAAGAAGTATCCTATCAACACCTACGCGAACGATCAGTTCGACTTCGAGTGTTGGTGCAAACCGCCGAATGGTACGCTGCCGTCCAGCTACGAGAACGTCAATTGGACGGCGCTGGACCAGAAAGCGTGCCAG AGCTATAACGGTACCTTGATGGGTTGCAATCTACCGCACTACATACCCGATGTGTTCCTCATGTCAATTATACTGTTCATGGGCACCTTTTTATTATCCGTCGCGCTTAAAGACTTTAAGAACGCTCTCTTCTTCCCATCGAAG GTCAGGCAGGTGGTCAGCGATTTCGCGGTGATCATCGCGATCTTCTCGATGAGCACGCTCGATCACGTCGTGAACATACCGACACCGAAGCTGGAAGTGCCGGCGGAGTTCAAGCCGACGTTGCACAATCGGGGTTGGGTTATCTGGCCTTTTCAACATAATCCGTGGTGGAGCGCCATCGTCGCGTGCCTGCCAGCTCTCCTAGGCACTATACTGATCTTCATGGACCAACAGATCACCGCCGTGATCGTCAACAGGAAGGAGAACAAGCTGAAGGCAA GGTGCGGCTACCATCTGGACCTGTTCATCCTCGCGATTCTGATCGAGATCTGCTCGGTGATGGGACTGCCGTGGTTCGTGGCAGCGACGGTGCTCTCGATCAATCACGTGAATTCCCTCAAACTGGAGTCCGAGTGCGCCGCACCGGGAGAGAAACCGCACTTCCTCGGGGTCCGCGAGCAGCGAGCCACCCACATTCTCATCTTCCTGATGATCGGCTGCTCTGTCCTGCTAACGCCGATGCTGAGCCACATTCCCATGCCGGTCTTGTTCGGTGTTTTCCTCTACATGGGCGTCGCCTCTCTGAAAGGCCTCCAGTTCTTCGACAGAATCCTCATCATGCTTATGCCGGTGAAATATCAGCCCGACTACATGTTCCTCCGACAG GTACCATTGAAACGCGTGCACCTGTTCACGGTGATACAGCTAACCTGTCTGGCCTGTCTCTGGATCATCAAGTCCTTCAGCAGCACCTCCATCTTGTTCCCTCTGATG CTGGTGGTGATGATCGGCATCCGCAAATCGTTGGACCTGCTTTTCACACAGCGCGAGCTGAAGATCCTGGACGACGTGATGCCGGAACCGCACAGAAAGCACGCGGACGATCTTCGCCAGCTCGAGAGTGGCGAG GAGCAGAACGAGTCGACGGGTTACGGGACGACTCCGAGCAACATACAGATCTCTTTGGCGAACGGGAACGTCATGAAGATCCCCATGACGAGCATCAATATCAGCGAGGAGGTGAACAGGACCGGGATTTGGCAACAGGTGAACGAAGGGAACGAGAAGCCGAAGCAGAACAAGCTGATCAA
- the Ndae1 gene encoding na[+]-driven anion exchanger 1 isoform X2, translating into MSRENFESGDDDASPWMQPGIGGGGGAAHAGGTGDDEAPKDPGVRITHQSYTEKDYEGHRAHTVYVGVHVPGERRHRRHHKHHHSQRQSYNADKENVDERPRQLLMTRRSRLSSFCDPDGEMIFTPPAQRVQFILGEEVGDDAHESHPLFSEMEELVRDGDEMEWKETARWIKFEEDVEEGGNRWSKPHVATLSLHALFELRSLLLNGTVMLDMEAVSLEQIADLVLDNMINKGSLPIETREKVREALLVRHRHQHERRKDNNMSRLPIIRSLAEIGRNHSSSKNDNCTCGMLALLTSDLQERRDAGDAYAPSVARSSSCPNSNTALLSKEAKDLKGPYLLVPVEESNSAPAIAGATSHGSGATLNPGSRFLAIPGQEPTTTNGMDRSPSSVSISRNHSSSALENGDGNHRGNTHFMRKIPAGAEASNILVGEVDFLDKTLSAFIRLSQAGIMGDLTEVPVPTRFIFVLLGPTGGISGFHEIGRAMATLMSDEVFHDVAYKAKNRNHLLAGIDEFLDAVTVLPPGEWDPAIRIEPPAAIPSQEVRKRPKEEKPKEDMDEEGDEQKLREESGLSRSGRLFGGLVNDIKRKAPFYLSDFKDALAIQCVASFIFLYFACLSPIITFGGLLGEATGKNMAAMESLVSGFVCGIGYGLFSGQPLTILGSTGPVLVFETIVFDFCKINDWNYMSFRFWIGSWITLILVILVAIDASALVCYITRFTEENFATLIAFIFIYKAIENVSSIGKKYPINTYANDQFDFECWCKPPNGTLPSSYENVNWTALDQKACQSYNGTLMGCNLPHYIPDVFLMSIILFMGTFLLSVALKDFKNALFFPSKVRQVVSDFAVIIAIFSMSTLDHVVNIPTPKLEVPAEFKPTLHNRGWVIWPFQHNPWWSAIVACLPALLGTILIFMDQQITAVIVNRKENKLKARCGYHLDLFILAILIEICSVMGLPWFVAATVLSINHVNSLKLESECAAPGEKPHFLGVREQRATHILIFLMIGCSVLLTPMLSHIPMPVLFGVFLYMGVASLKGLQFFDRILIMLMPVKYQPDYMFLRQVPLKRVHLFTVIQLTCLACLWIIKSFSSTSILFPLMLVVMIGIRKSLDLLFTQRELKILDDVMPEPHRKHADDLRQLESGEEQNESTGYGTTPSNIQISLANGNVMKIPMTSINISEEVNRTGIWQQVNEGNEKPKQNKLINAGKQKKHSKKDSSLMADETTRLTTMTEEDEDDSGISIKVDLIRSKESISPLTVNGTTSAETSV; encoded by the exons ATGAGCCGCGAGAACTTCGAGTCGGGCGACGACGACGCGTC accgtggATGCAGCCGGGTATTGGAGGCGGAGGTGGCGCGGCCCACGCAGGTGGGACAGGTGACGACGAGGCTCCGAAAGATCCCGGTGTTCGGATCACCCATCAGTCTTACACCGAGAAAGATTACGAAG GTCACAGGGCACACACCGTCTACGTGGGCGTCCATGTGCCCGGAGAGAGGAGACACCGTCGTCACCACAAGCATCATCATTCCCAGCGACAGTCGTACAACGCCGATAAGGAGAATGTCGACGAGAGGCCCA GACAATTGCTGATGACTCGAAGGAGTCGACTATCTAGCTTCTGCGATCCCGACGGCGAGATGATAT TCACACCGCCGGCCCAGAGGGTGCAGTTCATCTTGGGCGAAGAGGTCGGGGACGATGCGCACGAGTCCCACCCGCTTTTCTCCGAGATGGAGGAGCTCGTCAGGGACGGCGACGAGATGGAGTGGAAGGAAACGGCAAG ATGGATCAAGTTCGAGGAGGACGTGGAGGAGGGCGGAAATAGATGGAGCAAACCTCACGTAGCCACCCTCTCCTTGCACGCCCTGTTCGAGCTGAGGAGCCTTCTGCTGAACGGCACCGTGATGCTGGACATGGAGGCCGTCAGCCTCGAGCAAATTGCCGACCTGGTCCTcgacaacatgatcaacaagggATCGCTGCCGATCGAGACGCGAGAGAAG GTGAGAGAAGCTCTGCTAGTGAGACACCGGCATCAGCACGAGAGACGTAAAGACAACAACATGTCCAGACTGCCAATCATCAGATCGTTGGCCGAGATCGGACGCAACCACTCCTCGTCGAAGA ATGACAACTGTACATGTGGTATGCTTGCGTTGTTGACATCAGATTTACAGGAGCGTCGTGACGCTGGGGACGCGTACGCGCCCTCGGTAGCTCGCAGCAGCAGTTGCCCTAATTCGAACACAGCTCTGCTGTCGAAAGAGGCGAAAGATCTGAAAGGACCGTACCTGCTGGTTCCAG TGGAGGAATCGAATTCCGCACCGGCGATCGCCGGCGCAACAAGTCACGGCAGTGGGGCAACGCTGAATCCCGGTAGCCGCTTCCTTGCAATACCCG GCCAAGAACCGACGACCACCAACGGGATGGACCGGAGTCCCAGCAGCGTGTCCATCAGCAGGAATCATAGTTCGTCCGCTTTGGAGAACGGCGATGGAAACCACAGG GGGAACACGCACTTCATGCGGAAGATACCGGCGGGGGCGGAGGCCAGCAACATCCTCGTCGGCGAGGTCGATTTTTTAGACAAAACCTTGTCAGCGTTCATCCGGCTGAGCCAGGCCGGGATAATGGGCGATTTGACGGAGGTTCCGGTGCCGACCCGGTTCATATTCGTTCTGCTGGGGCCAACG GGAGGAATCTCCGGTTTCCACGAGATCGGCCGTGCAATGGCCACGCTGATGTCGGACGAGGTGTTCCACGACGTGGCGTACAAGGCGAAGAACAGGAACCATCTTCTGGCTGGTATCGATGAGTTCCTGGACGCTGTCACGGTCCTCCCGCCCGGCGAGTGGGATCCCGCCATCAGGATAGAACCTCCTGCTGCCATTCCTTCGCAG GAGGTGAGAAAGCGACCGAAAGAGGAGAAGCCGAAGGAGGACATGGACGAGGAGGGGGACGAGCAGAAGCTGAGGGAGGAGTCAGGCCTATCGAGGAGCGGAAGACTGTTTGGCGGTCTGGTGAACGATATCAAGAGGAAAGCGCCGTTCTACCTGTCCGATTTCAAGGACGCCCTAGCCATCCAATGCGTAGCGTCCTTCATTTTTCTATACTTCGCCTGTCTTTCCCCCATAATCACGTTCGGAGGGTTGCTGGGAGAAGCAACTGGGAAGAACATGGCCGCCATGGAGTCGCTGGTGTCCGGTTTCGTTTGCGGCATCGGGTACGGCCTGTTCTCCGGACAGCCGTTGACTATTCTAGGCTCCACCGGGCCGGTTCTGGTCTTCGAGACCATCGTCTTCGACTTCTGCAA GATAAACGACTGGAACTACATGTCCTTCCGCTTCTGGATCGGCTCGTGGATCACGCTGATCCTGGTGATTCTGGTCGCGATCGACGCCAGCGCCCTGGTCTGCTACATCACGCGGTTCACCGAGGAGAACTTCGCCACCCTGATCGCCTTCATCTTCATCTACAAG GCGATCGAGAACGTGTCGTCGATCGGTAAGAAGTATCCTATCAACACCTACGCGAACGATCAGTTCGACTTCGAGTGTTGGTGCAAACCGCCGAATGGTACGCTGCCGTCCAGCTACGAGAACGTCAATTGGACGGCGCTGGACCAGAAAGCGTGCCAG AGCTATAACGGTACCTTGATGGGTTGCAATCTACCGCACTACATACCCGATGTGTTCCTCATGTCAATTATACTGTTCATGGGCACCTTTTTATTATCCGTCGCGCTTAAAGACTTTAAGAACGCTCTCTTCTTCCCATCGAAG GTCAGGCAGGTGGTCAGCGATTTCGCGGTGATCATCGCGATCTTCTCGATGAGCACGCTCGATCACGTCGTGAACATACCGACACCGAAGCTGGAAGTGCCGGCGGAGTTCAAGCCGACGTTGCACAATCGGGGTTGGGTTATCTGGCCTTTTCAACATAATCCGTGGTGGAGCGCCATCGTCGCGTGCCTGCCAGCTCTCCTAGGCACTATACTGATCTTCATGGACCAACAGATCACCGCCGTGATCGTCAACAGGAAGGAGAACAAGCTGAAGGCAA GGTGCGGCTACCATCTGGACCTGTTCATCCTCGCGATTCTGATCGAGATCTGCTCGGTGATGGGACTGCCGTGGTTCGTGGCAGCGACGGTGCTCTCGATCAATCACGTGAATTCCCTCAAACTGGAGTCCGAGTGCGCCGCACCGGGAGAGAAACCGCACTTCCTCGGGGTCCGCGAGCAGCGAGCCACCCACATTCTCATCTTCCTGATGATCGGCTGCTCTGTCCTGCTAACGCCGATGCTGAGCCACATTCCCATGCCGGTCTTGTTCGGTGTTTTCCTCTACATGGGCGTCGCCTCTCTGAAAGGCCTCCAGTTCTTCGACAGAATCCTCATCATGCTTATGCCGGTGAAATATCAGCCCGACTACATGTTCCTCCGACAG GTACCATTGAAACGCGTGCACCTGTTCACGGTGATACAGCTAACCTGTCTGGCCTGTCTCTGGATCATCAAGTCCTTCAGCAGCACCTCCATCTTGTTCCCTCTGATG CTGGTGGTGATGATCGGCATCCGCAAATCGTTGGACCTGCTTTTCACACAGCGCGAGCTGAAGATCCTGGACGACGTGATGCCGGAACCGCACAGAAAGCACGCGGACGATCTTCGCCAGCTCGAGAGTGGCGAG GAGCAGAACGAGTCGACGGGTTACGGGACGACTCCGAGCAACATACAGATCTCTTTGGCGAACGGGAACGTCATGAAGATCCCCATGACGAGCATCAATATCAGCGAGGAGGTGAACAGGACCGGGATTTGGCAACAGGTGAACGAAGGGAACGAGAAGCCGAAGCAGAACAAGCTGATCAA
- the Ndae1 gene encoding na[+]-driven anion exchanger 1 isoform X13, which produces MSRENFESGDDDASPWMQPGIGGGGGAAHAGGTGDDEAPKDPGVRITHQSYTEKDYEGHRAHTVYVGVHVPGERRHRRHHKHHHSQRQSYNADKENVDERPRQLLMTRRSRLSSFCDPDGEMIFTPPAQRVQFILGEEVGDDAHESHPLFSEMEELVRDGDEMEWKETARWIKFEEDVEEGGNRWSKPHVATLSLHALFELRSLLLNGTVMLDMEAVSLEQIADLVLDNMINKGSLPIETREKVREALLVRHRHQHERRKDNNMSRLPIIRSLAEIGRNHSSSKTEFAVPHVVGFTTWFAMCQLKGQEPTTTNGMDRSPSSVSISRNHSSSALENGDGNHRGNTHFMRKIPAGAEASNILVGEVDFLDKTLSAFIRLSQAGIMGDLTEVPVPTRFIFVLLGPTGGISGFHEIGRAMATLMSDEVFHDVAYKAKNRNHLLAGIDEFLDAVTVLPPGEWDPAIRIEPPAAIPSQEVRKRPKEEKPKEDMDEEGDEQKLREESGLSRSGRLFGGLVNDIKRKAPFYLSDFKDALAIQCVASFIFLYFACLSPIITFGGLLGEATGKNMAAMESLVSGFVCGIGYGLFSGQPLTILGSTGPVLVFETIVFDFCKINDWNYMSFRFWIGSWITLILVILVAIDASALVCYITRFTEENFATLIAFIFIYKAIENVSSIGKKYPINTYANDQFDFECWCKPPNGTLPSSYENVNWTALDQKACQSYNGTLMGCNLPHYIPDVFLMSIILFMGTFLLSVALKDFKNALFFPSKVRQVVSDFAVIIAIFSMSTLDHVVNIPTPKLEVPAEFKPTLHNRGWVIWPFQHNPWWSAIVACLPALLGTILIFMDQQITAVIVNRKENKLKARCGYHLDLFILAILIEICSVMGLPWFVAATVLSINHVNSLKLESECAAPGEKPHFLGVREQRATHILIFLMIGCSVLLTPMLSHIPMPVLFGVFLYMGVASLKGLQFFDRILIMLMPVKYQPDYMFLRQVPLKRVHLFTVIQLTCLACLWIIKSFSSTSILFPLMLVVMIGIRKSLDLLFTQRELKILDDVMPEPHRKHADDLRQLESGEEQNESTGYGTTPSNIQISLANGNVMKIPMTSINISEEVNRTGIWQQVNEGNEKPKQNKLINAGKQKKHSKKDSSLMADETTRLTTMTEEDEDDSGISIKVDLIRSKESISPLTVNGTTSAETSV; this is translated from the exons ATGAGCCGCGAGAACTTCGAGTCGGGCGACGACGACGCGTC accgtggATGCAGCCGGGTATTGGAGGCGGAGGTGGCGCGGCCCACGCAGGTGGGACAGGTGACGACGAGGCTCCGAAAGATCCCGGTGTTCGGATCACCCATCAGTCTTACACCGAGAAAGATTACGAAG GTCACAGGGCACACACCGTCTACGTGGGCGTCCATGTGCCCGGAGAGAGGAGACACCGTCGTCACCACAAGCATCATCATTCCCAGCGACAGTCGTACAACGCCGATAAGGAGAATGTCGACGAGAGGCCCA GACAATTGCTGATGACTCGAAGGAGTCGACTATCTAGCTTCTGCGATCCCGACGGCGAGATGATAT TCACACCGCCGGCCCAGAGGGTGCAGTTCATCTTGGGCGAAGAGGTCGGGGACGATGCGCACGAGTCCCACCCGCTTTTCTCCGAGATGGAGGAGCTCGTCAGGGACGGCGACGAGATGGAGTGGAAGGAAACGGCAAG ATGGATCAAGTTCGAGGAGGACGTGGAGGAGGGCGGAAATAGATGGAGCAAACCTCACGTAGCCACCCTCTCCTTGCACGCCCTGTTCGAGCTGAGGAGCCTTCTGCTGAACGGCACCGTGATGCTGGACATGGAGGCCGTCAGCCTCGAGCAAATTGCCGACCTGGTCCTcgacaacatgatcaacaagggATCGCTGCCGATCGAGACGCGAGAGAAG GTGAGAGAAGCTCTGCTAGTGAGACACCGGCATCAGCACGAGAGACGTAAAGACAACAACATGTCCAGACTGCCAATCATCAGATCGTTGGCCGAGATCGGACGCAACCACTCCTCGTCGAAGA CCGAATTCGCTGTTCCGCACGTGGTCGGATTCACGACGTGGTTCGCGATGTGCCAGCTAAAAG GCCAAGAACCGACGACCACCAACGGGATGGACCGGAGTCCCAGCAGCGTGTCCATCAGCAGGAATCATAGTTCGTCCGCTTTGGAGAACGGCGATGGAAACCACAGG GGGAACACGCACTTCATGCGGAAGATACCGGCGGGGGCGGAGGCCAGCAACATCCTCGTCGGCGAGGTCGATTTTTTAGACAAAACCTTGTCAGCGTTCATCCGGCTGAGCCAGGCCGGGATAATGGGCGATTTGACGGAGGTTCCGGTGCCGACCCGGTTCATATTCGTTCTGCTGGGGCCAACG GGAGGAATCTCCGGTTTCCACGAGATCGGCCGTGCAATGGCCACGCTGATGTCGGACGAGGTGTTCCACGACGTGGCGTACAAGGCGAAGAACAGGAACCATCTTCTGGCTGGTATCGATGAGTTCCTGGACGCTGTCACGGTCCTCCCGCCCGGCGAGTGGGATCCCGCCATCAGGATAGAACCTCCTGCTGCCATTCCTTCGCAG GAGGTGAGAAAGCGACCGAAAGAGGAGAAGCCGAAGGAGGACATGGACGAGGAGGGGGACGAGCAGAAGCTGAGGGAGGAGTCAGGCCTATCGAGGAGCGGAAGACTGTTTGGCGGTCTGGTGAACGATATCAAGAGGAAAGCGCCGTTCTACCTGTCCGATTTCAAGGACGCCCTAGCCATCCAATGCGTAGCGTCCTTCATTTTTCTATACTTCGCCTGTCTTTCCCCCATAATCACGTTCGGAGGGTTGCTGGGAGAAGCAACTGGGAAGAACATGGCCGCCATGGAGTCGCTGGTGTCCGGTTTCGTTTGCGGCATCGGGTACGGCCTGTTCTCCGGACAGCCGTTGACTATTCTAGGCTCCACCGGGCCGGTTCTGGTCTTCGAGACCATCGTCTTCGACTTCTGCAA GATAAACGACTGGAACTACATGTCCTTCCGCTTCTGGATCGGCTCGTGGATCACGCTGATCCTGGTGATTCTGGTCGCGATCGACGCCAGCGCCCTGGTCTGCTACATCACGCGGTTCACCGAGGAGAACTTCGCCACCCTGATCGCCTTCATCTTCATCTACAAG GCGATCGAGAACGTGTCGTCGATCGGTAAGAAGTATCCTATCAACACCTACGCGAACGATCAGTTCGACTTCGAGTGTTGGTGCAAACCGCCGAATGGTACGCTGCCGTCCAGCTACGAGAACGTCAATTGGACGGCGCTGGACCAGAAAGCGTGCCAG AGCTATAACGGTACCTTGATGGGTTGCAATCTACCGCACTACATACCCGATGTGTTCCTCATGTCAATTATACTGTTCATGGGCACCTTTTTATTATCCGTCGCGCTTAAAGACTTTAAGAACGCTCTCTTCTTCCCATCGAAG GTCAGGCAGGTGGTCAGCGATTTCGCGGTGATCATCGCGATCTTCTCGATGAGCACGCTCGATCACGTCGTGAACATACCGACACCGAAGCTGGAAGTGCCGGCGGAGTTCAAGCCGACGTTGCACAATCGGGGTTGGGTTATCTGGCCTTTTCAACATAATCCGTGGTGGAGCGCCATCGTCGCGTGCCTGCCAGCTCTCCTAGGCACTATACTGATCTTCATGGACCAACAGATCACCGCCGTGATCGTCAACAGGAAGGAGAACAAGCTGAAGGCAA GGTGCGGCTACCATCTGGACCTGTTCATCCTCGCGATTCTGATCGAGATCTGCTCGGTGATGGGACTGCCGTGGTTCGTGGCAGCGACGGTGCTCTCGATCAATCACGTGAATTCCCTCAAACTGGAGTCCGAGTGCGCCGCACCGGGAGAGAAACCGCACTTCCTCGGGGTCCGCGAGCAGCGAGCCACCCACATTCTCATCTTCCTGATGATCGGCTGCTCTGTCCTGCTAACGCCGATGCTGAGCCACATTCCCATGCCGGTCTTGTTCGGTGTTTTCCTCTACATGGGCGTCGCCTCTCTGAAAGGCCTCCAGTTCTTCGACAGAATCCTCATCATGCTTATGCCGGTGAAATATCAGCCCGACTACATGTTCCTCCGACAG GTACCATTGAAACGCGTGCACCTGTTCACGGTGATACAGCTAACCTGTCTGGCCTGTCTCTGGATCATCAAGTCCTTCAGCAGCACCTCCATCTTGTTCCCTCTGATG CTGGTGGTGATGATCGGCATCCGCAAATCGTTGGACCTGCTTTTCACACAGCGCGAGCTGAAGATCCTGGACGACGTGATGCCGGAACCGCACAGAAAGCACGCGGACGATCTTCGCCAGCTCGAGAGTGGCGAG GAGCAGAACGAGTCGACGGGTTACGGGACGACTCCGAGCAACATACAGATCTCTTTGGCGAACGGGAACGTCATGAAGATCCCCATGACGAGCATCAATATCAGCGAGGAGGTGAACAGGACCGGGATTTGGCAACAGGTGAACGAAGGGAACGAGAAGCCGAAGCAGAACAAGCTGATCAA